Proteins from one Sporocytophaga myxococcoides genomic window:
- a CDS encoding FecR family protein has protein sequence MKNSKEKDLFKEAMREKFRDEYLLTDHDHDVWSKVYHEISDSKSLPISKKNKWYYVAAAILVFVSALTATIFVLKQNQISSASDITAQTTENPISVPQSLTKDELKQEQSSSIPSSYTDKKTINKTFKQSVEPDFANGLKYLAAEKSVIQNLEDGSVVTLNTATELKKEKVFHNNRNVLIEGEAFFEVTSDKNNPFTVYFDQYKLVVVGTKFNVRNRRGENYSEITVLEGIVNVYDNNTPEGILVTKGQQLTIPVEGNTILKQVDAENFLSWKTGKLDFRKARLEDIALILSRTKETQITLDDNIKKCKFTGDLSGLSIEEAIQVITLTNSLKAEKTEGKIHLTGNSCE, from the coding sequence ATGAAAAATTCAAAAGAAAAGGATCTTTTTAAAGAGGCAATGCGGGAAAAATTCCGTGATGAATACCTTTTGACGGATCATGATCATGATGTCTGGAGCAAGGTTTATCATGAAATAAGTGATTCTAAGTCTTTACCTATTAGTAAAAAAAATAAATGGTATTATGTAGCCGCAGCCATTCTTGTCTTTGTAAGCGCTCTTACAGCGACTATTTTTGTTTTAAAACAAAATCAAATTTCATCAGCGTCTGATATTACTGCTCAAACTACTGAAAATCCTATTTCTGTTCCCCAATCTTTAACTAAAGATGAATTAAAGCAAGAGCAATCATCTTCAATACCTTCATCATATACTGATAAAAAAACAATCAATAAGACTTTTAAACAATCAGTAGAGCCTGACTTTGCAAATGGTTTGAAATATCTTGCAGCAGAAAAATCAGTCATTCAGAATCTTGAAGATGGGTCTGTAGTTACATTAAATACAGCTACTGAGTTGAAGAAGGAAAAGGTATTTCACAACAATAGAAATGTCCTTATAGAGGGAGAAGCATTTTTTGAAGTAACTTCCGATAAAAATAATCCTTTTACAGTATACTTTGACCAATATAAGCTCGTGGTAGTCGGAACAAAGTTTAATGTGCGGAACAGGAGGGGTGAGAATTATTCTGAAATTACAGTTCTGGAGGGAATTGTAAACGTTTATGATAATAATACTCCTGAAGGTATTCTCGTAACAAAAGGTCAGCAACTAACAATTCCTGTAGAAGGTAATACAATATTGAAACAGGTGGATGCAGAAAATTTCCTTTCATGGAAAACCGGAAAACTCGATTTTCGCAAAGCCAGACTGGAAGATATTGCATTGATATTATCAAGAACAAAAGAAACCCAGATCACCCTTGATGATAATATAAAGAAATGTAAATTTACCGGCGATCTTTCGGGACTTTCAATCGAAGAGGCTATTCAGGTCATAACCCTGACTAATTCATTGAAAGCTGAAAAGACTGAAGGTAAAATTCATTTAACAGGAAACAGTTGTGAGTAA
- a CDS encoding M3 family metallopeptidase: MNPLLQRYNTPFGTIPFDLIKNEHFLPAIKEAIALGKEDIKKITSSKEVPDFENTIVALERGGELVGSVSSVFFNLNSAETNDEIQKLAREISPLLSEYSNDILLDQELFVKIKTVYDQIDKVTLSPEQNTLLVKTYKSFVRNGANLSEDKKLKLREIDKQLSQLSLLFGEHVLKETNDFFMEVTDEKDLSGLPPFVVEAAAIAAKEKGKEGSWIFTLQFPSYIPFMTYADNRALREKMFYAFGSKAFKGDDNDNQKIVLDIVRLRHERANLLGYKSHADFVLEERMAESPSKVSAFLDNLLKYAKPIGEKELKELSEYARSIGGPEKLERWDISYYSEKLKKEKYSIDDEMLKPYFKLENVIDGVFQIAGKLYGLKFKEINNVQVYHPDVKVYEVLDEQDKHVAVFYADFFPRAGKRNGAWMTSFRGQKKVNGVDIRPHVSIVCNFTKPTGTQPSLLTFNEVTTLFHEFGHALHGMLADGTYESLSGTSVYWDFVELPSQVFENWVYEKDSLDLFAKHYETGAAIPLDLVKKIKESANFMEAYQTVRQIGLAQLDMGWHSGQANDVKDVGAYEKELQKATDLLPPATGANTSCSFSHIFQGGYSSGYYSYKWAEVLDADAFEFFQEKGIFNKDTATLFKTHVLSAGGSEHPMELYKRFRGKEPSPEALLRRTGMLK, translated from the coding sequence ATGAATCCACTTTTACAGCGTTATAATACCCCTTTTGGTACAATACCTTTTGATCTTATTAAAAATGAACACTTCCTGCCTGCCATAAAAGAAGCAATAGCTTTAGGTAAAGAGGATATTAAAAAGATTACATCCTCTAAGGAAGTCCCTGATTTTGAAAACACTATTGTGGCTCTGGAAAGAGGCGGTGAATTAGTAGGTTCGGTTTCTTCTGTTTTCTTTAATCTGAATTCAGCAGAGACGAACGATGAAATTCAAAAACTTGCAAGAGAGATTTCTCCTCTGCTTTCAGAATATTCAAATGATATCCTGCTGGATCAGGAACTGTTTGTGAAGATCAAAACAGTTTATGATCAAATAGATAAGGTGACTCTTTCTCCTGAACAAAATACCTTGCTAGTAAAGACTTATAAGAGCTTTGTCCGCAATGGAGCCAATCTGTCTGAAGATAAAAAGCTGAAACTTCGTGAAATCGATAAACAGTTGTCTCAATTGTCACTCTTATTCGGAGAGCATGTTTTAAAAGAGACCAATGACTTTTTTATGGAAGTTACTGATGAGAAGGACCTTTCAGGATTACCACCATTTGTAGTGGAGGCAGCAGCCATTGCCGCCAAAGAAAAAGGCAAAGAAGGCAGCTGGATCTTCACACTTCAGTTCCCAAGTTATATCCCTTTCATGACCTATGCTGATAACAGGGCTCTGAGGGAAAAAATGTTCTATGCTTTCGGATCCAAAGCTTTCAAAGGTGATGATAATGATAATCAGAAAATTGTTTTGGATATTGTAAGGCTTCGTCATGAAAGAGCTAACCTGCTTGGGTATAAATCTCATGCAGATTTTGTGCTGGAAGAAAGAATGGCCGAATCTCCATCTAAAGTTAGTGCATTTCTGGATAACCTTCTTAAGTATGCTAAACCAATTGGAGAGAAAGAGCTAAAAGAACTTTCAGAATATGCAAGATCTATTGGGGGACCTGAAAAATTGGAAAGATGGGATATCTCTTATTATTCAGAAAAACTGAAAAAAGAAAAGTATTCTATTGATGATGAAATGCTGAAGCCCTACTTCAAACTGGAGAATGTAATTGATGGAGTATTTCAGATTGCAGGAAAATTATATGGTTTGAAATTCAAAGAAATAAATAATGTGCAGGTTTATCACCCGGATGTAAAGGTATACGAAGTGTTGGATGAGCAGGATAAACATGTTGCTGTATTCTATGCTGACTTCTTTCCAAGAGCAGGAAAGAGAAACGGTGCATGGATGACCTCATTCAGAGGTCAGAAGAAAGTGAATGGAGTTGATATCAGGCCACATGTCTCTATAGTTTGTAACTTTACGAAGCCAACAGGTACTCAACCTTCGTTGCTTACATTCAATGAGGTTACTACTTTATTTCATGAATTTGGTCATGCATTGCATGGCATGCTTGCGGATGGAACCTATGAAAGTCTTTCCGGAACCAGTGTTTACTGGGATTTTGTAGAATTGCCATCTCAGGTGTTTGAAAACTGGGTATATGAAAAAGACAGCCTGGATTTATTTGCAAAGCATTATGAAACAGGTGCTGCTATCCCACTTGATCTTGTTAAAAAAATCAAAGAGAGTGCAAACTTCATGGAAGCATACCAGACAGTGAGACAGATTGGCCTTGCTCAGTTGGATATGGGTTGGCATTCAGGTCAAGCGAATGATGTTAAAGATGTAGGTGCTTATGAAAAAGAACTTCAAAAGGCAACTGATCTTTTACCACCGGCGACAGGCGCGAACACAAGTTGTTCCTTTTCTCATATATTCCAGGGAGGATACTCTTCCGGTTATTATAGCTACAAATGGGCTGAGGTGTTGGACGCGGATGCATTTGAATTCTTTCAGGAGAAAGGTATCTTTAATAAAGATACTGCAACCCTCTTTAAGACCCACGTGCTTAGCGCCGGTGGCAGCGAGCATCCAATGGAGTTATACAAAAGATTCAGGGGTAAAGAACCTTCTCCGGAAGCCTTGCTTAGAAGAACGGGAATGCTTAAATAA
- a CDS encoding alpha/beta hydrolase family protein, with protein sequence MKTKSLSFVVSPEIGKVSAELITPDNPICTMTFAHGAGAGMNHEFMVSISKSLAEKNFAVLRFNFPFMENQKRRPDTPAVAHKTIEVAIKKAHEFFPSLPVFVSGKSFGGRMSSQYLATQPAADVKGLIFFGFPLHPPGKPSVERAEHLKNIVVPMLFLQGTKDTLASNDLIEKVCASLHLATLITIEGANHAFKAGKQDLMPILTDSTIPWVNKQIRRNTKS encoded by the coding sequence ATGAAAACAAAATCGCTATCATTTGTTGTTTCGCCAGAAATTGGAAAAGTTTCTGCCGAGTTGATTACTCCTGATAATCCAATCTGTACAATGACATTTGCGCATGGAGCAGGTGCGGGAATGAATCATGAATTCATGGTGTCGATTTCAAAATCACTTGCCGAAAAAAACTTTGCGGTACTTCGATTCAATTTTCCATTTATGGAAAATCAAAAAAGAAGACCTGATACCCCTGCTGTAGCTCACAAAACGATTGAAGTGGCGATCAAAAAAGCCCATGAATTTTTCCCTTCTCTTCCGGTTTTTGTGTCGGGCAAATCTTTTGGAGGAAGAATGAGTTCACAATATTTGGCAACCCAGCCGGCTGCAGATGTAAAAGGGCTTATTTTTTTTGGATTTCCGCTTCATCCACCTGGAAAACCTTCTGTAGAAAGAGCAGAACATCTAAAGAATATTGTAGTACCAATGCTTTTTTTGCAGGGTACCAAAGATACGTTGGCATCCAATGACCTGATAGAAAAAGTGTGCGCTTCCCTTCATTTAGCAACCCTCATAACAATTGAAGGAGCAAATCATGCATTCAAGGCAGGAAAACAAGATCTCATGCCGATACTTACTGATTCAACTATCCCCTGGGTTAATAAGCAAATAAGACGTAATACAAAATCATGA
- a CDS encoding DEAD/DEAH box helicase: MLSDKFHPAVASWFTQTFTRPTSVQSQAWNEIKKGKSVLIAAPTGSGKTLASFMSAIDDLVKQGCNGELEDATQVVYISPLKALSNDIERNLQLPLKGISEELVKTGCPDVKIRVGVRTGDTTTVERSSMIRKPPHIIVTTPESLYLLLTSVNGRKILSTVKSVIVDEIHSIVGSKRGSHLSLSLERLQHLTRNKLIRIGISATQKPIEKVADFLMGNAQKRPCKIINTGHKRAMDLTIVVPGSPLTSVMSHEVWGEIYNRLEILILEHKTTLIFVNTRRLAERLALHLTERLGPSAVTAHHGSMSKDQRFDAEQRLKSGSLKALVATSSLELGIDIGFVDLVCQISSPRSIAAFLQRVGRSGHSVEGRPKGMLFPLTRDELLECAAIFDSVRRGELDAIVMPEKPVDILAQQIVAEVASEEQDEDALYEMCRNAYPFRELTREAFDEIINMLSDGFTTRRGKRGAYIFHDVVHKRLRARKGARLTAIVNGGAIPDNFDFDVIKEPENIFVGTLNEDFAIESLPGDIFQLGNASYRITRIENSKVKVEDAAGQPPSLPFWLGEGPGRTTELSDAVSRIRETVSDLIGEVDEFSLKDEDNNSWKTKGVDWLVNEVGLCDAGADQLVTYLALSKVALGTVPTQKRLVLERFFDEAGDMHLIVHSPFGNRVNRGWGLSLRKRFCKKFNFELQAAATEDAIILSLGSTHSFPLEEVFSYLKEQSVEEILIQALLDSPIFEIRWRWNASVALAVLRRRGGQKMPPQLQRMQSEDLVALVFPDQLACFENIQGEREVPDHPLVNQTIHDCLTEAMDIDLLKDVLKRIEKREIELVAKDLREPSPLAQEILTARPYAFLDDAPLEERRTRAVLSRRWLDASEADDLGRLDAAAIELVKSEAWPVASSPDELQDALSMLGYITEEEMKRGDGRFPWEEYFHVLTKEQRAAVFKTSKGNKLYISIDRVPQYESVYKDFRLTPSLPVPERLREKKWGKEDALKEIVRGRLEGLGPLMEEELASQMDISRSDINYVLLSLEQEGFVFRGSFNPGSKSVEWCERRLLSRIHRYTLQKLRKEIEAVSPADFMRYLTEWQGLSGEQAEGPLAVEAVLSKLEGFEASAAAWESEILPSRVANYNHTWLDYCCMSGKFVWGRIGKTDATVKKLNSPIKTTPVMLVSRKNAEVWKYDAGNNNAPELSAKALQVVNFLKERGASFFEDIATGTRLFDSQTEEAIAELVSAGIVSSDSFTGLRALLVPSKYKLESSARRSAPFTMSDSGRWSLIRNEYHEEPSKDRFLAMTANVLLKRYGVVFRKLVEQESVMPPWRDLVRTFRKMEARGEIRGGRFVDGVWGEQFALPEAVTMLRDIRKKELKGSMVVISAVDPLNLTGVLLPGKRVTGYFGNRILLKDGVPIAVLEGGEVRFLQEFEKMEKWELQNLLIRKNIAPELRTYLGV; this comes from the coding sequence ATGCTATCGGACAAATTTCATCCTGCTGTTGCTTCCTGGTTTACCCAAACCTTTACTCGGCCCACTAGTGTGCAGAGTCAGGCCTGGAATGAGATTAAAAAAGGAAAATCAGTTTTAATTGCAGCCCCGACAGGTTCTGGTAAAACGCTGGCTTCTTTCATGTCAGCCATTGATGACCTTGTAAAGCAAGGATGCAATGGAGAACTGGAAGATGCAACACAGGTCGTTTATATTTCTCCTCTCAAGGCCCTTAGTAATGATATAGAACGAAACCTTCAGCTTCCATTAAAGGGAATTTCAGAAGAACTTGTCAAAACGGGTTGTCCTGATGTAAAGATCAGAGTGGGAGTCAGGACCGGAGATACAACCACTGTTGAGCGCTCTTCAATGATCCGGAAGCCTCCTCATATCATTGTAACCACTCCTGAATCTCTTTATTTATTGCTTACAAGTGTAAACGGAAGGAAAATACTATCAACTGTAAAATCAGTAATCGTTGATGAGATACACAGTATTGTAGGCAGCAAAAGAGGAAGTCACTTGTCCTTATCGCTGGAACGTCTTCAGCATCTAACCAGAAACAAATTGATAAGGATAGGTATTTCTGCTACCCAGAAACCAATAGAAAAAGTAGCTGACTTTCTTATGGGGAATGCCCAAAAGAGACCGTGCAAGATCATTAATACAGGTCATAAAAGAGCAATGGATCTTACCATTGTGGTGCCTGGTTCACCTCTTACATCTGTTATGTCTCATGAAGTATGGGGAGAAATTTATAACAGATTAGAGATATTAATTCTTGAACATAAGACTACATTAATTTTTGTCAATACAAGAAGGCTTGCGGAGCGATTGGCGCTGCATTTAACAGAGCGACTTGGCCCTTCTGCCGTAACTGCTCACCATGGTAGTATGTCCAAGGATCAAAGATTTGATGCCGAACAGAGATTAAAATCAGGAAGTTTAAAAGCGCTGGTTGCTACTTCTTCTCTTGAATTAGGGATTGATATTGGATTTGTAGATCTGGTTTGTCAGATAAGTTCACCCAGGTCCATTGCTGCATTCCTTCAAAGAGTGGGGCGTTCAGGTCACTCCGTGGAAGGCAGACCTAAGGGTATGTTGTTTCCTCTTACAAGAGATGAGCTTCTGGAATGTGCTGCTATATTTGATTCGGTCAGAAGAGGGGAACTCGATGCTATCGTGATGCCTGAGAAGCCTGTTGATATCCTGGCCCAGCAAATTGTTGCCGAAGTTGCTTCTGAAGAGCAGGATGAAGATGCTCTTTATGAAATGTGTCGAAATGCCTATCCATTCAGGGAGCTTACAAGAGAAGCGTTTGATGAAATCATCAATATGCTTTCGGACGGTTTTACAACCAGAAGAGGAAAAAGAGGGGCTTATATTTTTCATGATGTAGTTCATAAGAGACTGAGAGCCAGAAAAGGGGCAAGATTAACAGCCATCGTCAACGGTGGGGCAATTCCTGATAATTTTGACTTTGATGTAATCAAAGAACCTGAAAATATTTTCGTAGGAACCTTAAATGAAGATTTCGCTATTGAGAGTTTACCTGGAGATATCTTTCAGCTGGGTAATGCTTCCTACAGAATCACAAGAATAGAAAACAGTAAGGTAAAAGTAGAAGATGCAGCTGGGCAACCTCCTTCATTGCCTTTCTGGCTTGGAGAAGGGCCGGGAAGGACAACGGAGTTATCCGATGCAGTATCAAGAATCCGGGAGACTGTTTCAGACCTTATTGGTGAAGTAGATGAGTTTTCATTAAAGGATGAAGACAATAATTCCTGGAAAACCAAAGGTGTTGATTGGCTAGTAAATGAAGTGGGGCTTTGTGATGCAGGAGCAGACCAGCTGGTGACTTATCTCGCATTATCCAAAGTAGCACTTGGCACGGTACCTACTCAGAAAAGACTGGTATTAGAACGCTTTTTTGATGAAGCAGGAGATATGCATCTCATCGTACATTCTCCTTTTGGAAACAGGGTAAACAGAGGTTGGGGATTGTCTTTGAGAAAAAGATTTTGCAAGAAATTTAACTTTGAGCTTCAGGCTGCGGCAACAGAAGATGCCATCATCCTTTCCCTTGGCTCCACTCACAGTTTTCCTCTTGAGGAGGTTTTCAGTTATCTGAAAGAACAATCGGTTGAAGAAATATTAATTCAGGCCTTACTTGATTCACCGATCTTTGAAATCAGATGGAGGTGGAATGCCAGTGTGGCACTTGCAGTTTTGAGAAGGAGAGGCGGTCAGAAGATGCCTCCGCAGCTGCAGCGTATGCAATCAGAAGATCTTGTGGCGCTGGTATTTCCCGATCAGTTGGCCTGTTTTGAAAATATACAAGGGGAAAGAGAAGTGCCCGATCATCCTTTGGTAAATCAGACTATTCATGATTGTCTTACGGAGGCAATGGACATTGACTTGCTGAAAGATGTATTGAAGAGAATAGAAAAAAGAGAAATAGAGCTTGTTGCCAAAGACCTCCGGGAACCGTCTCCGCTTGCTCAGGAAATTCTCACAGCAAGGCCTTATGCATTTCTGGATGATGCTCCGCTTGAGGAACGAAGAACCAGAGCAGTATTGAGCAGAAGATGGTTGGACGCTTCAGAAGCTGATGATCTTGGCAGATTGGATGCTGCTGCTATTGAACTTGTGAAATCGGAAGCATGGCCAGTAGCGTCCTCTCCTGATGAACTACAAGATGCATTAAGCATGCTTGGATATATTACTGAAGAAGAAATGAAAAGAGGAGATGGAAGATTTCCATGGGAAGAGTATTTTCATGTTCTTACTAAAGAACAACGTGCAGCTGTATTTAAAACTTCTAAGGGGAATAAACTCTATATTTCTATTGATCGGGTTCCGCAATATGAATCGGTTTATAAGGATTTCAGATTAACTCCTTCTTTACCTGTTCCGGAAAGACTTAGAGAAAAAAAGTGGGGGAAAGAAGATGCCTTAAAGGAAATAGTCAGAGGAAGACTTGAAGGTCTTGGACCTCTTATGGAAGAGGAATTGGCAAGTCAAATGGATATTTCACGAAGTGATATAAATTATGTACTGCTCTCATTAGAACAGGAGGGGTTTGTATTCCGTGGTTCCTTTAATCCTGGTTCCAAATCTGTTGAATGGTGCGAAAGGAGACTATTATCTAGAATTCACAGGTATACACTTCAAAAGCTAAGAAAAGAAATTGAAGCTGTTTCTCCTGCAGACTTTATGCGATACCTTACCGAATGGCAAGGGTTGTCAGGGGAACAGGCAGAGGGCCCACTTGCAGTAGAAGCTGTTCTCTCAAAGCTGGAGGGGTTTGAAGCTTCAGCTGCTGCCTGGGAATCAGAGATCCTTCCGTCAAGAGTTGCCAATTACAATCATACATGGCTGGACTATTGCTGTATGAGTGGAAAATTTGTCTGGGGAAGAATAGGTAAAACAGATGCTACTGTTAAAAAACTAAATTCACCGATCAAGACAACTCCTGTCATGCTCGTCTCAAGGAAAAATGCTGAAGTATGGAAATATGATGCGGGTAATAACAATGCTCCTGAGCTTTCAGCAAAAGCCTTGCAGGTTGTGAATTTTCTGAAGGAAAGAGGAGCTTCCTTCTTTGAAGATATTGCAACAGGAACAAGGTTATTCGATTCCCAGACAGAAGAAGCAATTGCAGAGCTTGTTTCTGCAGGAATAGTAAGTTCAGACAGCTTTACAGGACTTCGGGCTTTATTGGTTCCGTCAAAATACAAACTGGAATCCTCTGCAAGAAGATCTGCACCATTTACAATGAGCGACTCGGGAAGATGGAGCCTTATCAGGAATGAATACCATGAAGAGCCTTCGAAGGATAGATTTCTGGCAATGACAGCCAATGTATTGCTAAAGCGCTATGGAGTTGTGTTCAGGAAGCTTGTGGAACAAGAATCAGTGATGCCACCCTGGCGGGATCTTGTAAGAACGTTCAGGAAAATGGAAGCAAGAGGTGAAATCAGAGGAGGACGGTTTGTGGACGGTGTCTGGGGAGAGCAGTTTGCCTTGCCGGAAGCAGTTACAATGCTACGGGACATCCGTAAAAAAGAACTGAAAGGTTCGATGGTTGTCATTTCGGCTGTAGATCCATTAAACCTTACTGGTGTATTGCTTCCAGGAAAAAGAGTTACTGGATATTTCGGAAACAGAATATTATTGAAGGATGGTGTGCCTATAGCAGTGCTTGAAGGCGGAGAGGTCAGATTTTTACAAGAGTTTGAAAAAATGGAAAAATGGGAGCTTCAGAATCTGCTTATCCGCAAGAATATTGCTCCTGAGCTGAGAACCTACCTGGGTGTTTAA
- a CDS encoding methylenetetrahydrofolate reductase, which produces MLTYGITPPKAKNAEERILEIAEKQVSRIKGLGADALIIYDIQDESDRISDNRPYPFLPTLDPKVYADVYLKELTLPKILFRSVGNYSPELLQAELKEACNNQNYVFVGASSQNQKVQLTLDDAYQLCQNANRNIRLGGIMIPERHQKKNDEHFRVKNKINNGCEFFISQAVYHSEASKNFLSDYYYLFETISEKMRPIIFTLTLCGSPKTLEFLKWLGVSVPKWVENELLNSKYILEKSFDVSYQIYKELHEFAMDKNIPVGFNIESVSINKEEIEASVELFEKVRKDYRIAQPKHSILEDTASF; this is translated from the coding sequence ATGTTGACATACGGTATTACCCCTCCTAAAGCTAAAAATGCTGAAGAACGCATTCTGGAAATTGCAGAGAAGCAGGTAAGCAGAATTAAGGGCCTGGGAGCGGATGCGCTTATCATTTATGATATTCAGGATGAATCTGACAGGATTTCAGATAACAGACCGTATCCATTTTTGCCTACGCTGGATCCTAAAGTGTATGCGGATGTCTACCTTAAAGAATTAACACTTCCTAAAATTCTCTTCAGATCTGTTGGGAATTATTCACCGGAATTGCTGCAGGCTGAACTTAAAGAAGCTTGTAACAATCAAAATTATGTCTTTGTAGGGGCTTCTTCACAAAATCAAAAGGTACAACTGACTCTGGATGATGCCTATCAGCTGTGCCAAAATGCTAATAGGAACATTCGTCTGGGAGGTATTATGATCCCGGAAAGACATCAGAAGAAAAATGATGAACACTTCAGAGTGAAGAATAAAATTAACAATGGATGTGAGTTCTTTATTTCTCAGGCAGTCTATCATAGTGAAGCATCAAAAAACTTTCTATCCGATTATTATTATCTTTTCGAAACAATATCGGAAAAGATGAGACCAATCATTTTTACACTTACATTATGCGGTTCGCCTAAAACACTTGAGTTCCTTAAGTGGCTTGGTGTATCTGTACCTAAGTGGGTTGAAAATGAATTACTGAATTCTAAATATATTCTTGAGAAATCATTTGATGTCAGCTATCAGATATACAAAGAACTACATGAGTTTGCAATGGACAAAAATATTCCTGTAGGCTTTAATATTGAAAGTGTTTCCATTAATAAGGAAGAGATTGAGGCATCTGTTGAGTTGTTTGAAAAGGTGAGAAAAGATTACAGAATCGCACAACCTAAACATAGTATACTAGAAGATACGGCATCGTTTTAA
- a CDS encoding alpha/beta fold hydrolase — protein MTNEINSMFNSINFPKPTLISVNGVQLEVFEAGKQNAEKPIILCHGFPEHAFSWRHQVPALVSAGYHVIIPNQRGYGNSSSPTEVTEYDIEHLTGDLVALLDYFGYKDATFVGHDWGANVVWSLALLHPERVNKIINLALPYQERGEKPWIELMEAIFGGDFYFVHFNRQSGVADAIMNENTSRFLRNIFRKNVPPTRPGPGMLMINLARAENPLGEPLMEDNELSVFVSAFETSGFTGSINWYRNLDRNWHLMADVTPIIHQPTLMIYGERDTIPKSENLKNFVPNLDIVSLDCGHWIQQEKPEETTRSILKWLTQHNA, from the coding sequence ATGACAAACGAAATTAATTCAATGTTTAACTCAATTAATTTTCCCAAACCTACTCTTATTTCAGTCAACGGTGTGCAGCTGGAAGTCTTTGAAGCAGGTAAACAAAATGCTGAAAAACCTATTATACTATGTCACGGCTTTCCAGAACATGCTTTTTCCTGGCGTCATCAAGTACCTGCTCTTGTTTCAGCTGGCTATCATGTTATCATTCCAAACCAGAGAGGTTATGGCAACTCATCCAGTCCGACCGAAGTAACTGAATACGATATTGAACACCTGACAGGTGACCTGGTCGCACTGCTCGATTACTTTGGATATAAAGATGCCACTTTTGTTGGTCACGATTGGGGCGCAAATGTCGTTTGGAGTCTGGCACTATTGCATCCTGAACGGGTAAATAAAATAATAAACTTGGCTTTGCCTTATCAAGAGCGTGGAGAAAAGCCATGGATTGAATTGATGGAAGCAATATTTGGAGGAGACTTTTATTTTGTTCACTTCAATCGACAATCAGGAGTAGCAGATGCTATAATGAATGAAAATACATCCCGGTTCCTTCGTAACATCTTCCGTAAAAACGTACCTCCCACTCGACCAGGGCCAGGAATGCTGATGATAAATCTTGCGAGAGCAGAAAATCCACTTGGAGAGCCCTTAATGGAAGACAACGAGCTGTCTGTGTTTGTTTCTGCCTTTGAAACATCAGGCTTTACAGGAAGTATCAATTGGTACAGAAACCTTGATAGAAACTGGCACTTAATGGCGGACGTAACCCCAATCATTCATCAGCCGACTCTTATGATATATGGTGAAAGGGACACGATTCCAAAGTCTGAAAACCTGAAAAACTTTGTTCCTAATTTGGATATTGTTAGTCTGGACTGTGGTCATTGGATTCAACAAGAAAAGCCAGAAGAAACTACCCGATCAATTTTAAAATGGCTAACACAACATAATGCTTAA
- a CDS encoding pyridoxamine 5'-phosphate oxidase family protein, giving the protein MQKTEKTTASRYANQRMHYSEEVIFPILDEALFCIVSYSLNNEPYSIPTAFVREGSKLYIHGSVGSHFLRQLTPGTPVCITVMLADSLIVAKSAFHHSVNYRSVIIFSKSEVIDDYNLKAEFFKKLTEKMVPGSWDYLRPMKASEVNKTMLIAFEIKEASAKIRNAPPSDDEEDVNLPIWSGLIPISPKRMTPIPDESSVNIPLPDHLKS; this is encoded by the coding sequence ATGCAAAAGACAGAAAAAACAACCGCAAGCAGATATGCTAATCAACGTATGCATTATTCGGAAGAAGTAATCTTCCCGATTCTGGATGAAGCATTGTTTTGCATTGTCAGCTATTCATTAAACAATGAACCTTATTCTATTCCCACAGCCTTTGTGAGAGAAGGCTCAAAGCTTTACATTCACGGTTCTGTAGGAAGCCATTTTTTGAGGCAACTGACTCCCGGAACTCCGGTTTGCATAACGGTAATGCTGGCAGACTCATTGATAGTAGCTAAGTCTGCTTTTCATCATTCTGTGAATTACAGATCTGTGATCATTTTTTCCAAAAGTGAGGTCATTGATGACTATAACCTCAAAGCTGAATTTTTCAAAAAACTGACAGAGAAAATGGTCCCGGGTAGCTGGGATTACCTGCGTCCAATGAAAGCAAGTGAGGTGAATAAAACGATGCTTATTGCTTTCGAGATCAAGGAAGCTTCAGCAAAGATAAGAAATGCTCCTCCTAGTGACGATGAAGAAGATGTGAATCTTCCGATATGGTCGGGCCTTATTCCTATTTCCCCTAAAAGAATGACGCCAATTCCTGATGAATCAAGTGTCAATATACCATTGCCGGATCATTTAAAATCATAA